AGAGCACCTGTTATTCTTGTCATTcctgtttattactgtaatgaaaatagaattaaaatagcCATCTTAGCATAGTGAGGAAAGAAGATTTCTATGCAGTCATCTGTGACTTCTGTGTTACAGGAGCCAAACTGGATGACTTTGCAGATTTCACAACATTTGGAATAGCGACATCACTGCTTTTAAGGACTTCCAACATCCTGGACAATGTCCTATGCATGTGCTACATGCTCTCTGTGTTTATTCGGCTTTGTTTCTTCTCCAGCGGTGAGGAAACCTGACATTTCCTGCTATTTCTTAGCCAATTGTTTCTGtatttgaataaataacaacacaGGACGTCGTTCCCTTCCAAATCCCCCTGAATGTTTCAGATCTTAGATTTTGCTGATTTTTCGTCATACTTATATGCAAATGCTGATAAATGCCCATCACCCATTTGTTTTCGAAGTTTTGGAAGTTACCCTTAACTTCAGAAATTCTTGTTAGATACAAAAGTTTCTTGTTAGATACAAAAGTTCCAAACAAACTGGATTTTTATGTGTAAAAATCATTTGCAGGCATTCCTTTCATGTATCGTGGCCTGCCGTGCATCTACTCGTCTGCCAGtcttgcctgcctgtctctcctGACTGGAGGGAACATGACCGTTCTCCGGCTCACTGCTATAGCCATGATTGTCTTCATGGGCAGCCAGACTCTTTACCCTCATGACCGGGTGCTGGAGTCACAGGCCTGGAAAAAGGTGGTCTATGCTGGAGGTACAAATGCTcaaattttactttgtttaacacgacataaatttaaattgcACTTGTACAAATTCAAGTTGTATTTACACACTatcatttaaagtttatttcaaGTTTCCTGTACTGTATACACCTTTGGTTCTCGCAATGAGGGAAATCAAGTCACTGTTATCAGAGTTACTGCATTAATTATTGAACTCTATTATTCCTGAATTCACACTGGATGTGTCACTAAGCATTGCATCAAGGAGTCATGCCAAGCCCTCTGTATGTTTTAAGGGAGAGATTATCCATAATTTTGGAATAAGTCTAGTACAAGAGATCATAAAAAACCACATCTAGCATTCTGTATAAATGTCCCTCCCAAAGCTAATCAGGATTATATAATAGGATAGAAGAACAAATTGAAGACCATAATAGGTGCTGACTAAATGTTTTTGCGAAATAGTCCTGAAGAGGGCGCCAAAACAATGACTAATGGCTGTATATATGGGTGGACTTAAACCATTACATAACAGGGGTGGAAAAGTAGAGCCAAACTGTCTCTAAAGCCCTCTACTGGCTGGCTACTCTGCACATTTTAACCTTCCCATTTCCATTTGGGTGAACCGAAAACGAGGTAAACTTATTTTAAGTTACATCTCAGCAACTTATCTTttggaaatgtgtttatttttgatttatgATTGAGTTTTGGTCATCACGAACAGATATGTTGTTCAGCTGTAAACTGTACAGACCATTGGCTCAGAGTTGTTTGCAGttttaagagtaaaaaaaaacatgacgaCACAAAGCAAAGCAGCTAACACTAGATAAAGCTCATAACAGTTTGCTAGTGACTTTAGCTAACTTGTGGAGCAGCTTGGTAAGATTACTGCTGTTTAGCAGTGCATATTCAGTCTGTATATTACATTATCAACTTATACGTGCATTACTTTGATTAACATAATGTACTAGATAGCTCGGTTAGTCATGACTCAAAGCTTTTTTCTGAAAATTAATATACCACTTGCTCTTCAGGTAATATCTCTCGTGAGCACACTCATGTGCATCCAGCAGGAGAACACACAGGTGTGAACTGGACCAACTGTGCAgtgtttacttttctttctctgGCTCCAGTTCTGCCGTACTGCACAATTCGAACAAATTTAAGCTTCAAAACTGCACAATTTGATTCCATCATTGACTCCAGATGGCACATAATGTAACCCATTGTGGAGGGTTTCTATGGAGTTTCTGCTTGAGTTTCTGCTTCTTGGAGTGTAAATCATGGGCAGGTCCTCATGCGATGCTTGATGCCATGTCCCTGGTGTAAACTGGCCTTTACCCTGTTTGATTGTTGTCTTGAATTGAATCCAGTCCTCCATAACACTAAGACAAGGACTATGTCAACTGCGATGTATGTTCTGTTGGTGGAAGTTTCAGGAATGAAAACCTCTGTAGCTCAAgccaataaacaaaatattattttgttaacgtataataaaaatacatgtgtAATGAGGGAATTTGTAGAAAGCCTGATAACCATAACCATTATATTCAGTTAAAAGCAGCCATATTGCTATTTAACATTTATCGTTTGTCGTTCCTCCAGGTATTGTTATGGTCTTCTGCTCTTCATtccctcctgtctgtctgtactatCTGCTATGGTCAGTGTCCTACATTTTGTTCCCAATGTCCCTATGGAGCTGTAAAGTGTAACTGGCTACGATGTGTTGTCCAAACACTCCGGGCTTGAAGTTAGCCCATGTGGCCCAACAGAAGCATCTGCTCTTTGCTGCATTGGAGTATCAAATCCTGTTCAATCCCTCTGGACAttgtatgctgtatttctttttattattgttgttgatgtGATGAACTTTGGGTTGCAGTGATGAAATCTGCCTGATCTACAGGACTGATCagtttgtttaaagaaaaaaaaaaaaaaaaaaggctaactGCAAAATACTTTTGTGTTTGGGTGAACTGTGAACCGTGTGTAGCGTTCACAGAGGTTTCAGATGTGAGTCTGGAAATGTATCAAGCGTTCTATCGCAAATGCTGTGGGAAGACGGTATTTTGGTCAATTTTATTTATGAGGGAAAATAGGTGAGAATCATTTGAAGCAAACAATGTTTTGTAGACATATATGTATCATAATCGGGATTTTCATACTGGTggataaaatattttactaaaagGGAATTAAAAACAGAGCCTAAAGCATGAGTGTGAAACAATGTTGACGTAGTCTTCATagtaaaactaaaactaaacgGTGTTAGAAGGTGTTCTTTTATTAGTTCACTGACGTTTTAAAAATAAGATCAGTTTGattcatttaattcaaatcATTTTTACTGCCAGTGCCTATTGGTCAGCTTTGTAGGCAGCGATGCATAATAGAAGCCACTACGGTATTATTAAGGCTAATGATCGAATAACCATTCTTTTGATTTCTGGATTAATTATGATTTAGAAAATTTTTGCATTTTAACTATGATAGAGACCAATTTGTGCAGCAAACAATGTAAAATCTTTTGCATTCTGGGAATTTGAGATTGTGGTCCTATGAAATGAAGATCCCCCCCCTTCAGAGATTGCCTAGAGTTTATTTAAAACTCTTTCTAAACTTAAGCCCATTTCTCTTGTGTGATATCAGCTTAACTTGTTAAGTCTAGCTCTGTTGTCTTAGTATACCCATGCTGTGATATAACTATATGTTTCACTGATATTCATGTTCTGAGCTATAAATTcccaactatatatatatataggattatcatgaaaacaacattaaacacaTACATCTAACtataaaatgaatacaatacaatacaatatttctactattctaatattttaattctaataatataagattattatcGAATGAATAAATAGCAACATCCTTTAAATACCGAAAAAACAGCATATTAATTCAAGATGCTGCTTATCAATAAAATGATGAtcaatacttaaaataaaaagaaaacacagtggATCAGAGTTCAGTCGGCTTATTTTTCCAccttgtggattttttttagtgGAGAATAGACTGAATTTTCCAAATACTGACATTATTTTAGTAATTAGACAAAGCAACTTAAATTAAAGTCATGAATCAATACTCTATATAAcaactattaaataaatgttagcaAATAATagcaatacaaaaaaataaaaatatataataataataataataataataataataataataataataataataataataataataatataacatcctgtgctggatcaagtgctattctatAAGCTGACAAATAATGATGGTGGAAGCCATATTGAAACCAAATTTACGAAACTAggaatatatatacacaataatgTTAGTAATATACTAGACTCTATGGTCCTTTGcttttatattacagtatatcataTTTTAAGTGGCTCTTCGGTCATTCTTTACTAATCAGCTTTAAATGCAAGCTTTCGTGTTTAAAGGTAAAAGTCTAGATGCAAAAACCCCTGTCTCAGATGTTGGGGGCCAGAAAACTGACTTGAGCAACTGTGTAACCTTCTCTGAGCAGTTACATAGCACTTTCCCAGAATAAATATTGGCATTACATTTGGAATAAAGTTACCAGCTTTGAATACAGCCTTGTATGTACACTAAACGCTCAAGGAGGAACTCCTGCCTTCCTTCTGTATTCAGAAATGTCCATACACTGTATTGCACGGAGGGGTTTAGTATCAGCCAGGTGGATATACGACTCCAGCAGTTTAATGATCGCAGAATAAGCCGGGCGGTCCTTAAAATTCCACATGCGGCAATATTTCATGAGGTCAAACCTGTGGGAGAAATGACAAGCTCTTTCAGCAAGCTCACTGGCCACAGTCTCTTGTTCCCTTGCTGTTATTAGATCACTAGTAAAAGTACAGATTTCTGACATATGATTTGACTCACAGAGCTCCTCCACAGTTTGGGGGTCTTTTTAGCTTGTAAGTGGCCAATGTTTGGAGGAAAGTCTCTGAAGGCTCCAGTTCAGGAAACGGAGGAGCACCTTGTAGAAGAAACATGAAGGCTCTCAATAGGACCTGTTTGTTTCTAAAAACAGCTgctatttattgatttaatttcatttgcatttaatttactagataataaataaaatacaccagttaTAACAATGACTGTGAAATCTAATGTATGTATTGAATGTATTTCTTGATATAACCTATAGACTGACATGATTTTAATGTTAAAGAAGAATATTTATTCTATATGATATCATATTGTTATAAAGGATTATATTTGAAGTCTTTAATCATGCTgatgtcatttttgttttgtctcaggtcgaattttttttttagacattacATATACTACGCTCATGGGCTATGTTGACCTTCATATTCTAAACTTATGGGAAAATGACATTAGGGACTTATTAAAAACCTTCTAAATTTGCAGTGTGAGATGAGTTCTGACTGCTGCTCCACAGCATCACCTACAGCATGTCTCTGGATTATCACCCGAGGTGAAAGTTATTCACTGTGTCTTCACTTGACTGATCCCTGTCCATGCTAACCTTGGTGGGTCAATTATCACTGAGTAATTAGGGGTGTCTGCTATCTAAGACGTCTTctatgttgatgatgatgatgatgatgataaagatgaCACGACAGGGCAGGAGTCATTCTG
This DNA window, taken from Tachysurus fulvidraco isolate hzauxx_2018 chromosome 23, HZAU_PFXX_2.0, whole genome shotgun sequence, encodes the following:
- the tmem269 gene encoding transmembrane protein 269 isoform X4, with translation MFAMASWVECHLTLDCSSGQYPPNPQGFFQSTSKLFLSERASWVQLKEFARKNAANALSLANMVMGMASILSSLNGHHYAACWLVLIGYLLDLADGAVARQLNACSTLGAKLDDFADFTTFGIATSLLLRTSNILDNVLCMCYMLSVFIRLCFFSSGIPFMYRGLPCIYSSASLACLSLLTGGNMTVLRLTAIAMIVFMGSQTLYPHDRVLESQAWKKVVYAGGNISREHTHVHPAGEHTGVNWTNCAVFTFLSLAPVLPYCTIRTNLSFKTAQFDSIIDSRWHIM
- the tmem269 gene encoding transmembrane protein 269 isoform X3, producing MFAMASWVECHLTLDCSSGQYPPNPQDEESLAIDWLWNHVKFRLQNAIKDGDYAALSIVPFLSRVYCFFQSTSKLFLSERASWVQLKEFARKNAANALSLANMVMGMASILSSLNGHHYAACWLVLIGYLLDLADGAVARQLNACSTLGAKLDDFADFTTFGIATSLLLRTSNILDNVLCMCYMLSVFIRLCFFSSGIPFMYRGLPCIYSSASLACLSLLTGGNMTVLRLTAIAMIVFMGSQTLYPHDRVLESQAWKKVVYAGGIVMVFCSSFPPVCLYYLLWSVSYILFPMSLWSCKV
- the tmem269 gene encoding transmembrane protein 269 isoform X1 → MFAMASWVECHLTLDCSSGQYPPNPQDEESLAIDWLWNHVKFRLQNAIKDGDYAALSIVPFLSRVYCFFQSTSKLFLSERASWVQLKEFARKNAANALSLANMVMGMASILSSLNGHHYAACWLVLIGYLLDLADGAVARQLNACSTLGAKLDDFADFTTFGIATSLLLRTSNILDNVLCMCYMLSVFIRLCFFSSGIPFMYRGLPCIYSSASLACLSLLTGGNMTVLRLTAIAMIVFMGSQTLYPHDRVLESQAWKKVVYAGGNISREHTHVHPAGEHTGVNWTNCAVFTFLSLAPVLPYCTIRTNLSFKTAQFDSIIDSRWHIM
- the tmem269 gene encoding transmembrane protein 269 isoform X2 codes for the protein MILLTPSSDEESLAIDWLWNHVKFRLQNAIKDGDYAALSIVPFLSRVYCFFQSTSKLFLSERASWVQLKEFARKNAANALSLANMVMGMASILSSLNGHHYAACWLVLIGYLLDLADGAVARQLNACSTLGAKLDDFADFTTFGIATSLLLRTSNILDNVLCMCYMLSVFIRLCFFSSGIPFMYRGLPCIYSSASLACLSLLTGGNMTVLRLTAIAMIVFMGSQTLYPHDRVLESQAWKKVVYAGGNISREHTHVHPAGEHTGVNWTNCAVFTFLSLAPVLPYCTIRTNLSFKTAQFDSIIDSRWHIM
- the tmem269 gene encoding transmembrane protein 269 isoform X5; this translates as MILLTPSSGFFQSTSKLFLSERASWVQLKEFARKNAANALSLANMVMGMASILSSLNGHHYAACWLVLIGYLLDLADGAVARQLNACSTLGAKLDDFADFTTFGIATSLLLRTSNILDNVLCMCYMLSVFIRLCFFSSGIPFMYRGLPCIYSSASLACLSLLTGGNMTVLRLTAIAMIVFMGSQTLYPHDRVLESQAWKKVVYAGGNISREHTHVHPAGEHTGVNWTNCAVFTFLSLAPVLPYCTIRTNLSFKTAQFDSIIDSRWHIM